The Osmia lignaria lignaria isolate PbOS001 chromosome 3, iyOsmLign1, whole genome shotgun sequence genome includes the window AGTGGGTGAGCAAAGAGTCCACGAAACAGGGAACGCGTTAGAAACGTGCAATGATTCTGCAAgaaaattttttgaataattgtTATCATCGAATACTTAGAAAAGAAGGTGACGCAGTTTTCACAGAAAGTTGACGttccattttgtttttttaattgcaGCGATTAACGTCTCGTGTTACTAATTATTAGAATTGAACGATTCATTGCGTTAATGACATCATCACTAAGTATACTCGTGTTTCAGATCACAGAAATCGTTAGAAGAATATGAAAGACCAGTCGATGCCGACACCAGTTGCAGAAAGGATACCGCGTTTCCCGGGCAACATTCGTCACCACAAGATGAGGATAGACAGACACCAGACAGCACGCAAAGAATTCTCGAAGAGGACATCGATTTCAACGAAAAAGCGAAAAGAATAGAAGAATACAATTCTGAAGTATCGTTAAGCAATAAGACACTAATGTCGGACAAGAGTTGTAAGTCAAACGAGCATCGAACGATGCTACATTCCTTTGACATGGCTTTAAAGCAGTTAGACAAGATCTGTTCAACAAAAATAAGCGTGGACAAATTAAATAGTAGACGAACCTCGGTCATTGTATCGACAGCAGACGCGATTAAATCGGGAGATAAAGTTTAcccgataaataataataattccaacATGAAGTCCTCGTACAAAGATGAAAATCACCTAACGAATATAAGGCAAGAAAACTTGCGAGTAAGGCCAGAAACTTCTGATTCGAAGTCCGTCAATGTTGATCAACGTAAAAAGTTGAATTCCAAGTCTTTGCCCGATAGAAAAAGGAGCAATCATGATAAATCTGATGTCCATGAAGAATTAGCGCCTGCCGTGAAGAATGCAAAGATTCAAGTAAATCCTGCATCGAATCAGGATAAACATTTTAAACAAGACAATTATGAGAATCCATCGACTGATAATAAATCAACAAAGGCAGaaggaaatttaaataaaaaaatatcccaCGAGGAGACAgcgaaattttcgaatttttggaaaagaaggaaaagaatctGCGTATCCATCGACGAACGGAAAGAACTCGATAAAAGATCGATGAAGAATATAAAGTACAAATTCAGAAAGTGGTTCGGCGATTGTGGAAGTATTAGCGAAGATGAACAGGAACAGCATATTTTACAGAAACGATTTaaacaaagaagaaagaaagattcTGTTGACTCGTGTGATTCAGGAGTTTGCTTTAACGAAGGGAATATTTTAAGCAGCAACGGTATAGAAATACTGAGAAATATTCAGACAGCTGTGGCTGATTCAACGATGCATGAAGAGATCAGTGAAGATACATCATCTAACAAAACTAATGCAAGGGTTGATACAGCAAATAAATGCAGAGATAATGTTACTAGAGATAAGAATATGAAAGTAACGAATCAAGTTGATATGGTTACTGATAATAAACATGAGCAAAATGATACGTGCAAAGTAGACAATATCATAGGAAATAAGGATGTAATTCAAAAGGAATTGGATGGCGTTTCTCATGAAAGTAACTTGGTCCAAAGTACAACAGCATCTGATGTTACAGAAACATCCTCAGAAGCTAAGAGGACAAATATTAACGTTCCTGTATCACAAGAAACTGATGTAAAGGATAGCATATCGTCTTGTAGTACTCCAATAATACGTAATCTTAGTTGCGATATAGATATAACCAAAGATTTAAGCGAACTTTTTGGTGTAAATTTCAACGAGACTTGTCAGATTACTTCAAACGGAAATGTTCTTAGTATTCAAGAAAAGATTGAGACAGATGCGAATCAGAATACTCTTAATAAAGATTCTGTGACAAATTTGCAGTTGAAGGAACAAACAGATTGTAATGAAAATATTGAGAACAATAACGGTATCCCTTCGGAAGATACAAAAGACTCGTGTTGTAATGTAAAGAAAAACGTTAAAAGTATTCCAGTGAAGATAGATCTAAATAATCTGTTCGGTAACATGAATGAAATAACATTGCCAAAGGTTAAATTAAGTAATATCGTAAAAGAAGAgagtaataatatattattgacGAACTCGGAGTCAAATAATAtgatagaagaaagaaaagaagcaaCGGTTCTGGACTCTGGGTTAAACAAGGAAAGTGAGAAGGAAACTGCACTGTCAGATCCTCAAAAGGAAGATGAGAATACTCAATCTAGCAAAGTtcctaaaattaaattaagagtTCTATCCAGTGCAGAATTAGGTTCTAGGTGGTGTCCTACACCCGTAAGTGCTGTGATTTCCACTACCTCTGAATTATCAAGTACAAATACAGTCACGATGTCCCAAGTATCATCTTCAATATCAATACAAGCTGTCCCTATAACGATACCAATAATTTCTACACCTAGATTACCTACTGGCGAGACAACCTTTCCTCATAATTCGAAAAACAGTAACATAGAtccgaaattttcaaatgatgcAAATACTTGTTTAGAGAACATATATAAGTTCATTGTAAATACGCGTACAGCCCAAGTAAATCATACTAAATCATTGTTTgcagaatttgaaaaattaagacaaataatgAATACCAGGGATTGTATTAGTTTGATATCAGCAGTGATAAACGTACTTAACAAACGACTGCTGAAACATCAACCATTATCATTACCCGAATTGTTGCATTATGTACCACCATTTACACGCTTGTATCTTCATAAGCCAGATGAACAAAATAATTCTAATAGATACCAAAATATCGCTCCTAGAATTGTTTCACATACAATAACGAAACAGAACCTGCCTAACAACTCTCAAGGATCGCAAAGTGTTACATCTGGGCAACGTGTATTTGCTTCTTTTACTCCATCTCCTACTAATGGTACTTGTAAACCAGTTCAGCAAAATTTGAACGAAAAAGTAGTCGGACAACAAAACAATTTTGTTCAAAACAATGTACCAATGAATAGCACTGCTACGAATTGCGGTATTCAGCAAATGAACTATAGAATGCCAGTACAAAGGCCCTTTATGCAACAGAATGGCCTTCCAAATGCTTATTTTATTAGACAACATCCAGTAAGCAATATTCATTTGTCACAGGGTATTCCTTTGCAACAATGTTCACCTATGATAGCTAACACAAATCCATCGGGTATTAGATACAATCAGCCAGCTCCAGGACCAACTGCAAATCCATCAATTCTATACAGTTATCTATCACCAATGAATACATTTTGTCCTGTAAATACATCAAATTATCCCCTGCAGCAAAACATGAATCAAACACAgggtaaaaatatgaaaaatgtccCTTGTATGGGTCAACAGATCCAGAACACAGTACACAGGCAACATAATTACAATATACCTCAAGGGATACAATCACAAGTTATGCCACAAGTACCTCAAAATATACCAGTGATAAATAATACTGCTCAAACTGTACAAAATACATTTGTACCAAATATACCTCAGCCCATGccaagaaatattcaaaaaaatgAACAAGTATATCAGAAAATACCTGTACATGTACAAACAAGGGTTCCACagtattttctttctaaacaagTACCACCAGGCCAACAACCACAGTCTACCAAGAAGAGACAAAATACCGTACAAGTTTCATTAGAATCTACAGAGAAACAGTTTCATATACTAAAATATCTTTCTGGAATACAAAAGATTATGTTAACGAAGCAGATCAACTTTTACTTTGGTTGTACCGCCTGGTTACAGCAACAATTTACACCGGAAAAATGGCAGATCATTAATAAAGAACGATCCCTGTTGCTTCATTTTCAAACACTTTTAAAATACTTTGTAGAAAAAACTATCAATGATCTTACATCAAATACATCGCAATTAAATACGCCTGAGAACAACACGCTTATAAATACTGCAAATTATATTCCGAAAACGGTACAAATTATTGtacaagaaaatgaagaaaaacgtAACAAAGGTATCGAGTTAAATACAGAAGAGCAATCTAAGACAGTAAATACAAATGGATGTAACATGCCTCATCAAGAAGATGTAACATCCAAAAATCAATCTGAAAATAAACAAGAAATAACCGATAACTTATCGGATAAGCAATCTCAGAGTGAAACACAAGAATCAGAAGAAATGATACAAGGTGAAGAAATACAGAGTGATaaaaaagatgaggaaactttAGTAGAACAAAATCAGAACGCAGTTTTGTCAAttttagaaattcaaaaaacattggacaataatataaatgaaaaggaCACGTTGAAAAAAGAATCAGGAAGTTCTATAGATATGGATAGTACCAATGCAAATGAGCAAATTTTACATAACTTGCCAGAAACGATTCGTGATGTTCCTCGTGCAGTTCAGGAAGAAGTGCCAATAATATCTAATTCGAAAGTATTTCATAAGCAATCAAATACAAATCTAGTTACTGTAGAAATTTCTTCCAATAATGATGAAGTAACAGTTATTGACACTAATGGAATTAGCGAAAGCGAGGATGAAGAAATGAGATTAATAATTGAAGAACCTGAAGAGTGTGAAGAaccaaagaaagaagaagaacttaATGATATTGCTACATCATCGTTAGAAGACAATACATG containing:
- the LOC117605134 gene encoding uncharacterized protein LOC117605134 isoform X2; translation: MSENVMPVVNFDNVVLKQWLRDKGAVRRREALTKLREELQNLGLSRRQVHRGLLQLTTKPKVILTRHATYRRSQKSLEEYERPVDADTSCRKDTAFPGQHSSPQDEDRQTPDSTQRILEEDIDFNEKAKRIEEYNSEVSLSNKTLMSDKSCKSNEHRTMLHSFDMALKQLDKICSTKISVDKLNSRRTSVIVSTADAIKSGDKVYPINNNNSNMKSSYKDENHLTNIRQENLRVRPETSDSKSVNVDQRKKLNSKSLPDRKRSNHDKSDVHEELAPAVKNAKIQVNPASNQDKHFKQDNYENPSTDNKSTKAEGNLNKKISHEETAKFSNFWKRRKRICVSIDERKELDKRSMKNIKYKFRKWFGDCGSISEDEQEQHILQKRFKQRRKKDSVDSCDSGVCFNEGNILSSNGIEILRNIQTAVADSTMHEEISEDTSSNKTNARVDTANKCRDNVTRDKNMKVTNQVDMVTDNKHEQNDTCKVDNIIGNKDVIQKELDGVSHESNLVQSTTASDVTETSSEAKRTNINVPVSQETDVKDSISSCSTPIIRNLSCDIDITKDLSELFGVNFNETCQITSNGNVLSIQEKIETDANQNTLNKDSVTNLQLKEQTDCNENIENNNGIPSEDTKDSCCNVKKNVKSIPVKIDLNNLFGNMNEITLPKVKLSNIVKEESNNILLTNSESNNMIEERKEATVLDSGLNKESEKETALSDPQKEDENTQSSKVPKIKLRVLSSAELGSRWCPTPVSAVISTTSELSSTNTVTMSQVSSSISIQAVPITIPIISTPRLPTGETTFPHNSKNSNIDPKFSNDANTCLENIYKFIVNTRTAQVNHTKSLFAEFEKLRQIMNTRDCISLISAVINVLNKRLLKHQPLSLPELLHYVPPFTRLYLHKPDEQNNSNRYQNIAPRIVSHTITKQNLPNNSQGSQSVTSGQRVFASFTPSPTNGTCKPVQQNLNEKVVGQQNNFVQNNVPMNSTATNCGIQQMNYRMPVQRPFMQQNGLPNAYFIRQHPVSNIHLSQGIPLQQCSPMIANTNPSGIRYNQPAPGPTANPSILYSYLSPMNTFCPVNTSNYPLQQNMNQTQGKNMKNVPCMGQQIQNTVHRQHNYNIPQGIQSQVMPQVPQNIPVINNTAQTVQNTFVPNIPQPMPRNIQKNEQVYQKIPVHVQTRVPQYFLSKQVPPGQQPQSTKKRQNTVQVSLESTEKQFHILKYLSGIQKIMLTKQINFYFGCTAWLQQQFTPEKWQIINKERSLLLHFQTLLKYFVEKTINDLTSNTSQLNTPENNTLINTANYIPKTVQIIVQENEEKRNKGIELNTEEQSKTVNTNGCNMPHQEDVTSKNQSENKQEITDNLSDKQSQSETQESEEMIQGEEIQSDKKDEETLVEQNQNAVLSILEIQKTLDNNINEKDTLKKESGSSIDMDSTNANEQILHNLPETIRDVPRAVQEEVPIISNSKVFHKQSNTNLVTVEISSNNDEVTVIDTNGISESEDEEMRLIIEEPEECEEPKKEEELNDIATSSLEDNTCETSVHSPKSLNDSEHFNDTDDTSLEESSTSYIADVRSITLEAFETIEENNDIFTSNSEENIDEKKEIKICLVCGKPGIIQCLFCDVAKYCSHECYSLHWEEHYQDCVPVKKV
- the LOC117605134 gene encoding uncharacterized protein LOC117605134 isoform X1, which codes for MSENVMPVVNFDNVVLKQWLRDKGAVRRREALTKLREELQNLGLSRRQVHRGLLQLTTKPKVILTRHATYRRYGSQKSLEEYERPVDADTSCRKDTAFPGQHSSPQDEDRQTPDSTQRILEEDIDFNEKAKRIEEYNSEVSLSNKTLMSDKSCKSNEHRTMLHSFDMALKQLDKICSTKISVDKLNSRRTSVIVSTADAIKSGDKVYPINNNNSNMKSSYKDENHLTNIRQENLRVRPETSDSKSVNVDQRKKLNSKSLPDRKRSNHDKSDVHEELAPAVKNAKIQVNPASNQDKHFKQDNYENPSTDNKSTKAEGNLNKKISHEETAKFSNFWKRRKRICVSIDERKELDKRSMKNIKYKFRKWFGDCGSISEDEQEQHILQKRFKQRRKKDSVDSCDSGVCFNEGNILSSNGIEILRNIQTAVADSTMHEEISEDTSSNKTNARVDTANKCRDNVTRDKNMKVTNQVDMVTDNKHEQNDTCKVDNIIGNKDVIQKELDGVSHESNLVQSTTASDVTETSSEAKRTNINVPVSQETDVKDSISSCSTPIIRNLSCDIDITKDLSELFGVNFNETCQITSNGNVLSIQEKIETDANQNTLNKDSVTNLQLKEQTDCNENIENNNGIPSEDTKDSCCNVKKNVKSIPVKIDLNNLFGNMNEITLPKVKLSNIVKEESNNILLTNSESNNMIEERKEATVLDSGLNKESEKETALSDPQKEDENTQSSKVPKIKLRVLSSAELGSRWCPTPVSAVISTTSELSSTNTVTMSQVSSSISIQAVPITIPIISTPRLPTGETTFPHNSKNSNIDPKFSNDANTCLENIYKFIVNTRTAQVNHTKSLFAEFEKLRQIMNTRDCISLISAVINVLNKRLLKHQPLSLPELLHYVPPFTRLYLHKPDEQNNSNRYQNIAPRIVSHTITKQNLPNNSQGSQSVTSGQRVFASFTPSPTNGTCKPVQQNLNEKVVGQQNNFVQNNVPMNSTATNCGIQQMNYRMPVQRPFMQQNGLPNAYFIRQHPVSNIHLSQGIPLQQCSPMIANTNPSGIRYNQPAPGPTANPSILYSYLSPMNTFCPVNTSNYPLQQNMNQTQGKNMKNVPCMGQQIQNTVHRQHNYNIPQGIQSQVMPQVPQNIPVINNTAQTVQNTFVPNIPQPMPRNIQKNEQVYQKIPVHVQTRVPQYFLSKQVPPGQQPQSTKKRQNTVQVSLESTEKQFHILKYLSGIQKIMLTKQINFYFGCTAWLQQQFTPEKWQIINKERSLLLHFQTLLKYFVEKTINDLTSNTSQLNTPENNTLINTANYIPKTVQIIVQENEEKRNKGIELNTEEQSKTVNTNGCNMPHQEDVTSKNQSENKQEITDNLSDKQSQSETQESEEMIQGEEIQSDKKDEETLVEQNQNAVLSILEIQKTLDNNINEKDTLKKESGSSIDMDSTNANEQILHNLPETIRDVPRAVQEEVPIISNSKVFHKQSNTNLVTVEISSNNDEVTVIDTNGISESEDEEMRLIIEEPEECEEPKKEEELNDIATSSLEDNTCETSVHSPKSLNDSEHFNDTDDTSLEESSTSYIADVRSITLEAFETIEENNDIFTSNSEENIDEKKEIKICLVCGKPGIIQCLFCDVAKYCSHECYSLHWEEHYQDCVPVKKV